From Halotia branconii CENA392, the proteins below share one genomic window:
- a CDS encoding non-ribosomal peptide synthetase has protein sequence MSDLLKRLENLSPEKRELVLQKLKQQQKSPLLKPVSREQALPLSFAQQRLWFIDQLEGENCVYNVPFFWRIDGLLNVSALERAIREIIQRHEVLRTSFSVVDESLIQVIHAHSQLQIQVLDWREVPEAEQLSKAQDLAIAQLQQPFDLSNPPLLRVKLLQVGEKSHLLLLVIHHIICDGWSMDILRRELFALYKACCAGESSPLPALSLQYADFAHWQRQWLQGEVLQNQLHYWQKQLADVPPLLELPTDKPRPSMQSFQGRSEFLEINADLTQKLKRLSQESGTTLFMTMLAVFALLLSRYSRQEDIVVGSAIANRNRREIEALIGFFVNTLALRINLQDNPSFTELLQTVKQVTLDAYDHQDLPFEKLVDELGLERSLAHHPLFQVAFGLQGGTPEKIEIPGLTLTRFEWENTITLFDLSLIFRETPQGLIGEWEYATDLFEAETIESMAGHFEVLLKQVIDNPKQSINTLSLLTEDERQKLQIWNQTQTAYPHNKTLVDLFVEQVQKNPHNQAVFFESQSLTYQELNQKADQLADYLIHNYQIHPDTLIGISVERSLQMIIGVLGILKAGGAYLPIDPNYPPERIRFMLEDSGVSILLTQSFLLDKLHLNNLDKPCHVIYLDNASSIKTKVQRNIIPKITPDNLAYVIYTSGSTGRPKGVMIEHQAIVNLALAWAEKFQVKSESRLLQFGSFSFDLSIGEIATALSTGACLYLGNQDTLLPSQSLVNFLIQHKITHSFLSPSALSVLPKASFTDLQCITVGGEACTAELVSQCGIEQHLYNCYGPTESTVNAAIYLCQPNGKKPPIGQPISNLRIYILDANNQPLPPGIPGELCIAGVGLARGYLNRPEITAEKFIEIDLCGKTERIYRTGDLAKWCTDGNLEYLGRIDEQVKLRGFRIEIGEITSLLLQHPLVKEAVVILYNADSNHRLIAYIIEAGKSVNLAVEVKEYLKNSLPNYMIPSQIMVLNRFPLTANGKLDKKALPAPTTAAYTDLEIPVTPTEELLASLWQGLLKITFVGRFDNFFELGGHSLLATQLVARIRDSFGVELSVRKVFEQSILSELAREIDQASLSVALPAITPQSENEPKTLSFAQSRLWFLAQLEGKGTSATYNMPIALQLDGELNVEALRQSLTYLLQRHTTLRTYFPALAGEPQVVVKDVEGIEVLEIVNLQVLDFKTQTEAVKRLADIDAQEPFDLNTGPLFRAKLLQLSDRKNILLMNMHHIISDGWSMGVFKREWEQAYAAFAVGSIPNLSPLPIQYSDYAAWQRNWLQGEILATQENYWQQQLSNAPRLLELPTDYPRPAQQSYQGEREEYCLSKELTQKLKAISQQQGVSLFMTLLTAFNILLSRYSRQEDLCVGSAIANRTHSYTEGLIGFFVNTLVLRSKIKPELGFIELLQQTRQTCLDAYAHQDIPFEYLVEQLQPQRSLSHNPLFQVMMVLQNASGAGVNVSLPGLDIQYLEQSFPFAKFDLLLDLCERNEQLHCMWEYATDLFTASTIKRMAEHFAVLLTAISQNPQQPIYQLPIITPAESQQLQIWNQTDADDPQHQTLVTLFEQQAAKTPNKIAVVFANQSLSYQELNQKANQLAHHLLQLPNLSDKPLMAICMDRSWEMLIGILAILKAGGAYVPIDPSYPPERIHLMLEDSNAAVLLTTKALTKQLPLEKLPNTAHLVFINDQTWTKQPIDNPNIFSNYHDLAYVIYTSGSTGKPKGVAIAHANSVAFVKWAHSVFSAEQLAGVLASTSICFDLSIFEIFVPLTQGGSVIVVENALYIEQANQSPVPITLINTVPSAATELLNMNAIPSTVQVINLAGEPLKNSLVQALYQNTSVKEVYNLYGPSEDTTYSTFTKVAKNAENEPSIGKAIANTRIYILDNYNQPLPPGIPGQLCIAGAGLAQSYLHRPDLTAEKFRELELFGKTERIYQTGDLARWLPDGNLQYLGRIDHQVKLRGFRIELGEIEASLLKHPQIQEAVVLVREESNQHLVAYVVPIATDTISQSEQVELWEQVFNNSYSQQTTPTDDPTLNLAGWKDSYTGEPIPSLAMQEWRDTTVNQILELAPQRVWEIGCGTGMLLFKIAPQCQSYFGTDLASSGLQYIKQHLKQQSLKEKVTLKARAAHEFEDIETNAYDLVILNSVIQYFPSLDYLLSVIAGVIKNVSHQGKILIGDVRNLQLLAAFHTAVAFYRSPDKLSIQDLRQQIQKSISTEGELLIDPNFFIALKQKFPRISHVQIQLKRGYSHTEMSRFRYDVVLYLDKKDNSVTEPQYLDWQDQNLNLVKIKEILTTQQPDVFSIQNIPNARLTSEMALLDKITQIDSNVADLKAAISQVKSGIEPETFRTLTQDLPYTAFIEYSSTSFANYDVILQKNIPGQETISRFNQRPNFRQKPWQYYANQPLQYRPNQVDAALLAEWRNFLAKNLPEYMIPSHFIVLETLPLTPNGKIDRKALPNVDKAVVNKDIELPITATEKSLAQLWVKLLKYEAISRQDNFFNLGGHSLLATQLCYRIRDIFNVEIPLRQVFESPILSELANYIDSCIWVNANSADMQPLNSDEEEIEL, from the coding sequence ATGAGTGATTTGCTAAAGCGTCTTGAAAACCTGTCTCCAGAAAAGCGAGAATTAGTTCTACAAAAATTAAAGCAGCAACAGAAATCGCCTCTCCTCAAACCTGTATCGCGGGAACAAGCGCTTCCTCTATCTTTTGCTCAACAAAGACTATGGTTTATTGACCAGTTAGAGGGCGAAAATTGTGTTTATAATGTCCCTTTTTTCTGGCGAATTGACGGGTTACTGAATGTCAGTGCTTTGGAAAGAGCTATTAGAGAAATTATCCAACGTCATGAGGTGTTAAGGACTAGTTTCTCTGTTGTTGATGAGTCGCTAATACAGGTGATTCACGCTCATTCCCAACTGCAAATCCAGGTGCTAGACTGGCGAGAAGTTCCAGAAGCAGAACAGTTAAGTAAGGCGCAGGATTTAGCGATCGCACAATTACAACAGCCTTTTGATTTATCAAATCCGCCTTTGCTGCGAGTTAAGCTGTTACAAGTGGGAGAAAAATCCCATCTGTTGCTGTTGGTTATCCATCATATTATTTGTGATGGCTGGTCAATGGATATCTTACGCCGGGAATTGTTCGCTCTTTACAAGGCTTGCTGTGCTGGAGAATCGTCACCTTTACCCGCATTATCTCTACAATACGCCGATTTCGCTCACTGGCAAAGGCAATGGTTGCAGGGAGAGGTACTACAAAATCAACTTCATTACTGGCAAAAACAATTAGCCGATGTTCCGCCACTGTTAGAGTTACCGACAGATAAACCACGCCCATCAATGCAAAGTTTCCAAGGGCGGAGTGAGTTTTTGGAAATTAATGCAGATTTAACGCAGAAGTTGAAGCGTTTGAGTCAGGAGTCTGGAACTACTTTGTTTATGACAATGCTGGCGGTATTTGCGCTGTTATTGTCGCGCTACAGTAGACAAGAAGATATTGTAGTTGGTTCTGCGATCGCTAACCGCAACCGTCGGGAGATAGAAGCATTAATTGGCTTTTTTGTCAATACTTTGGCTTTGCGGATAAACCTCCAAGATAATCCCAGTTTCACAGAATTACTGCAAACAGTCAAGCAAGTCACCCTGGATGCTTACGATCATCAAGATTTACCTTTTGAGAAGTTGGTTGATGAATTGGGATTAGAGCGATCGCTTGCTCATCATCCTTTATTTCAAGTTGCTTTTGGCTTGCAAGGTGGAACGCCAGAGAAAATAGAAATTCCTGGCTTAACTCTCACCCGTTTTGAGTGGGAAAATACCATAACGCTGTTTGATTTATCGTTGATTTTCCGCGAAACGCCTCAAGGGTTAATTGGAGAGTGGGAATATGCGACTGATTTATTTGAGGCTGAAACTATCGAAAGCATGGCGGGACATTTTGAAGTTCTGCTGAAGCAAGTTATTGATAATCCAAAGCAATCAATTAATACTCTATCTTTGCTGACAGAGGATGAACGTCAGAAATTACAAATCTGGAATCAAACTCAAACAGCATACCCCCACAATAAAACTTTAGTTGATTTATTTGTAGAACAAGTTCAGAAAAATCCCCATAATCAGGCTGTATTTTTTGAATCTCAAAGTTTAACTTATCAAGAACTCAATCAAAAAGCCGATCAATTAGCTGACTATTTAATTCATAATTACCAAATTCACCCAGATACCTTAATTGGTATTTCTGTGGAACGTTCTTTACAAATGATTATTGGTGTACTCGGTATTTTAAAAGCTGGTGGTGCATACCTACCGATTGACCCCAATTATCCCCCAGAACGGATTCGCTTCATGTTAGAAGATTCGGGGGTATCAATATTATTAACACAAAGTTTTTTATTAGATAAATTACATTTAAATAATTTAGATAAGCCTTGTCACGTTATTTATTTAGATAATGCCTCATCTATAAAAACAAAAGTACAAAGAAATATTATTCCGAAAATTACGCCGGATAATTTAGCGTATGTTATCTACACTTCTGGTTCAACAGGAAGGCCAAAGGGGGTGATGATTGAGCATCAAGCAATTGTCAATTTAGCTTTAGCTTGGGCTGAAAAATTTCAAGTTAAATCTGAAAGCCGATTGCTGCAATTTGGTTCTTTTAGTTTTGATTTGTCTATTGGTGAAATTGCGACGGCTTTATCTACAGGTGCTTGTTTATATTTAGGAAATCAAGATACTTTATTACCTAGTCAAAGCTTAGTTAACTTTTTAATTCAACATAAAATTACTCACAGTTTTTTATCACCTTCAGCTTTATCTGTCTTACCAAAAGCGAGTTTTACTGATTTGCAATGTATTACTGTTGGCGGTGAGGCTTGTACTGCTGAATTAGTTAGTCAATGTGGAATAGAACAACATTTATATAATTGCTACGGGCCGACAGAATCGACTGTGAATGCGGCTATTTATCTTTGTCAACCTAATGGTAAAAAACCACCGATAGGTCAACCAATATCTAATCTTCGTATCTATATTTTAGATGCAAATAATCAACCTTTGCCCCCAGGTATACCAGGAGAATTATGTATTGCGGGCGTTGGTTTAGCGAGAGGTTATCTCAACCGTCCCGAAATTACTGCTGAGAAATTTATTGAAATTGATTTATGCGGTAAAACTGAGCGAATTTATAGAACTGGTGATTTAGCAAAATGGTGTACTGATGGCAATTTAGAATATTTAGGTCGGATTGACGAGCAGGTAAAATTACGCGGCTTTAGAATTGAAATAGGTGAAATTACATCCCTATTATTACAACATCCATTAGTTAAAGAAGCTGTAGTCATTTTATATAATGCTGATAGCAATCATAGATTAATAGCTTATATTATTGAGGCTGGAAAATCTGTAAATTTAGCAGTTGAAGTTAAGGAATACTTAAAAAATAGTCTGCCTAATTATATGATTCCTAGCCAAATTATGGTTTTGAATCGGTTTCCCTTAACTGCTAACGGTAAACTAGATAAGAAAGCATTACCAGCACCAACTACAGCTGCTTATACAGATTTAGAAATCCCCGTCACTCCCACAGAAGAACTACTAGCTAGTTTATGGCAAGGTTTATTAAAAATTACTTTTGTTGGTCGCTTTGATAACTTTTTTGAATTAGGTGGACATTCGCTCTTAGCCACTCAATTAGTTGCCCGGATACGTGATAGTTTTGGGGTAGAATTATCGGTTCGCAAGGTATTTGAGCAAAGTATTTTATCTGAATTAGCGCGAGAAATTGATCAAGCATCTTTGAGTGTTGCTTTACCTGCTATTACACCCCAGTCAGAAAATGAGCCGAAAACTTTATCTTTTGCCCAATCAAGACTTTGGTTTTTAGCTCAACTTGAAGGTAAAGGAACTTCCGCTACCTATAATATGCCGATCGCACTTCAACTTGATGGCGAACTCAATGTAGAAGCATTACGGCAGAGTTTAACTTATTTGCTGCAACGTCATACAACTTTACGCACTTATTTCCCAGCTTTGGCGGGAGAACCGCAAGTTGTAGTTAAAGATGTAGAAGGTATAGAAGTACTAGAAATTGTCAATTTACAAGTACTCGATTTCAAGACGCAAACGGAAGCAGTAAAACGGTTAGCTGATATCGATGCTCAAGAACCCTTTGACTTAAATACTGGCCCTTTGTTTAGAGCGAAACTCTTACAATTGAGCGATCGCAAAAATATCCTACTGATGAATATGCACCACATTATCAGTGATGGCTGGTCAATGGGTGTATTTAAGCGGGAATGGGAACAAGCTTATGCGGCGTTTGCTGTCGGATCAATTCCCAATTTATCACCCTTACCAATTCAATATAGTGATTATGCAGCTTGGCAACGCAATTGGTTACAAGGGGAGATTTTAGCAACTCAAGAAAATTATTGGCAACAACAACTAAGCAATGCGCCTCGGTTACTAGAGTTACCTACCGATTATCCCCGTCCAGCGCAGCAAAGTTACCAAGGTGAACGGGAAGAATATTGTTTGAGTAAAGAACTGACTCAAAAACTAAAAGCGATTAGTCAACAACAAGGCGTAAGTTTATTTATGACTCTGTTGACTGCTTTCAATATTTTACTATCGCGTTACAGCCGCCAAGAAGATTTATGTGTGGGTTCTGCGATCGCTAACCGTACCCATAGCTATACAGAAGGGTTAATTGGCTTTTTTGTCAACACCTTAGTATTGCGGAGCAAAATCAAGCCAGAGCTAGGATTTATCGAATTACTCCAACAAACCCGCCAAACTTGCTTAGATGCTTATGCTCATCAAGATATTCCCTTTGAATATTTGGTAGAACAACTACAACCGCAACGCAGTCTCAGCCATAATCCCTTATTTCAAGTGATGATGGTGCTGCAAAACGCATCTGGGGCGGGGGTGAATGTTAGTTTACCAGGGCTGGATATTCAATACTTAGAACAAAGCTTTCCCTTCGCCAAATTTGATTTGTTGCTGGATTTGTGCGAAAGAAACGAGCAATTACATTGTATGTGGGAATATGCCACAGATTTATTTACCGCATCAACAATTAAGCGCATGGCGGAACATTTTGCAGTTTTGCTGACAGCAATTAGCCAAAATCCCCAACAGCCAATTTATCAGCTACCCATCATCACCCCAGCAGAAAGCCAACAACTGCAAATCTGGAATCAAACAGACGCAGATGATCCTCAGCATCAGACTTTGGTGACGCTGTTTGAACAACAAGCAGCAAAAACACCCAATAAAATTGCGGTGGTATTTGCAAATCAAAGTCTGAGTTATCAAGAACTCAATCAAAAAGCTAATCAGCTAGCGCATCATCTATTACAACTTCCAAACCTCTCTGATAAACCATTGATGGCGATTTGTATGGATCGTTCCTGGGAAATGCTAATTGGTATCTTAGCTATCCTCAAAGCTGGTGGTGCTTATGTACCAATCGATCCGAGTTATCCCCCAGAACGCATTCATTTAATGCTGGAAGATAGTAATGCGGCGGTATTATTAACAACTAAAGCGCTGACAAAGCAACTGCCTTTAGAAAAGCTCCCAAATACTGCTCACTTAGTCTTTATAAATGACCAAACATGGACTAAACAGCCGATAGATAACCCCAATATTTTCAGTAATTATCATGATTTAGCTTATGTAATTTATACTTCTGGTTCTACAGGAAAACCCAAAGGAGTTGCGATCGCCCATGCTAATTCTGTAGCCTTTGTCAAATGGGCGCATTCAGTCTTTAGCGCAGAACAACTTGCAGGTGTTTTAGCATCCACCTCTATTTGTTTCGACCTCTCGATTTTTGAAATTTTCGTTCCCTTGACTCAAGGTGGTAGTGTCATTGTAGTAGAAAATGCACTCTACATTGAGCAAGCAAATCAAAGTCCTGTACCAATAACTTTAATTAATACTGTACCGAGTGCGGCGACGGAACTGCTGAATATGAATGCGATTCCCAGCACTGTACAGGTAATTAATTTAGCTGGCGAACCATTAAAAAATAGTTTGGTACAGGCTTTATATCAAAATACATCTGTCAAAGAAGTTTATAACCTCTACGGCCCTTCTGAGGATACAACTTATTCGACATTTACCAAAGTTGCCAAAAATGCTGAGAATGAACCAAGTATAGGAAAAGCGATCGCCAATACTCGCATCTATATTTTAGATAACTACAATCAACCCCTTCCCCCAGGAATACCAGGACAACTCTGCATTGCTGGCGCGGGTTTAGCACAGAGTTATTTGCATCGTCCCGATTTAACTGCTGAAAAATTCCGAGAATTAGAATTATTTGGTAAAACTGAGCGAATTTATCAAACTGGCGATTTAGCACGGTGGTTACCTGATGGAAATCTGCAATATCTAGGAAGGATTGATCATCAAGTCAAATTGCGAGGTTTCCGCATAGAATTAGGCGAAATCGAAGCATCTTTACTCAAGCATCCCCAAATTCAAGAAGCGGTGGTGTTAGTTCGGGAAGAAAGCAATCAACATTTAGTCGCTTATGTCGTCCCTATCGCCACAGATACTATTAGCCAAAGCGAACAAGTAGAATTGTGGGAGCAAGTTTTTAATAATAGCTACTCTCAACAAACAACCCCAACCGACGATCCAACGCTAAATCTTGCAGGTTGGAAAGATAGCTACACAGGAGAACCAATTCCCTCATTAGCGATGCAAGAATGGCGGGATACAACTGTTAACCAAATTCTCGAACTTGCACCCCAAAGAGTCTGGGAAATTGGCTGTGGTACAGGGATGTTATTATTTAAAATTGCCCCCCAATGTCAAAGTTATTTCGGTACAGATTTGGCATCGAGTGGATTGCAATATATTAAACAGCATTTAAAACAGCAGTCTCTCAAAGAGAAAGTTACCTTAAAAGCTAGGGCGGCTCATGAGTTTGAAGATATTGAAACTAACGCTTATGATTTGGTAATTTTAAACTCTGTAATTCAGTATTTTCCTTCTTTAGATTACCTGTTATCAGTAATTGCAGGGGTAATTAAAAATGTCAGCCATCAAGGAAAAATATTGATTGGAGATGTGCGTAATCTCCAATTATTAGCCGCTTTCCACACCGCCGTTGCATTTTATCGGTCTCCTGATAAATTATCAATTCAAGATTTACGCCAACAAATTCAAAAAAGCATCAGTACCGAAGGCGAATTGCTAATTGATCCAAATTTCTTTATCGCCCTCAAACAAAAGTTTCCTCGGATTAGTCACGTACAAATTCAATTGAAACGAGGTTACAGTCATACGGAAATGAGCCGTTTTCGTTATGATGTGGTTTTATATTTAGATAAAAAAGATAATTCTGTTACCGAACCACAATACTTAGATTGGCAAGACCAAAATTTAAATTTGGTAAAAATCAAGGAAATTTTAACAACTCAGCAACCTGATGTATTCAGCATTCAAAATATTCCCAATGCCCGTCTTACTTCAGAAATGGCGTTGTTAGATAAAATTACGCAAATAGATAGTAATGTTGCAGATTTAAAAGCAGCAATATCACAAGTGAAATCAGGCATAGAACCAGAAACATTCCGAACTTTAACCCAAGATTTACCTTATACAGCTTTTATTGAATATAGTTCTACAAGCTTTGCTAATTACGATGTTATTTTACAAAAAAATATCCCCGGACAAGAAACAATATCAAGATTTAATCAACGCCCAAATTTCCGACAGAAACCTTGGCAATATTACGCCAATCAACCGTTACAATATCGTCCCAATCAAGTTGATGCAGCATTATTAGCAGAATGGCGAAATTTTCTCGCTAAAAATCTGCCTGAATATATGATTCCAAGCCATTTTATTGTTTTAGAAACATTACCACTCACACCAAATGGCAAAATAGACCGCAAAGCCTTACCTAATGTAGATAAAGCAGTTGTCAATAAAGACATTGAATTACCGATAACAGCAACCGAAAAATCATTAGCTCAACTATGGGTAAAGCTGCTGAAATATGAAGCTATTTCCCGCCAAGATAACTTTTTTAATTTGGGGGGACATTCTTTATTAGCCACTCAACTTTGCTACCGCATCCGCGACATTTTCAATGTAGAAATACCACTGCGCCAAGTTTTTGAATCTCCTATCCTCAGCGAATTAGCAAATTATATAGATAGCTGTATTTGGGTTAATGCCAATAGCGCAGATATGCAACCTTTAAACTCAGACGAAGAGGAAATAGAACTATGA